One genomic window of Arvicanthis niloticus isolate mArvNil1 chromosome 24, mArvNil1.pat.X, whole genome shotgun sequence includes the following:
- the LOC143437522 gene encoding vomeronasal type-2 receptor 116-like isoform X1, with protein sequence MKKLCAFTISFSLLKFSLILCSLTEPLCFWRIKYNFDNDGDLKSDCGFFLLTGGWSIEKNFYNRVLNFTTPARKYEGFLVMLFATDEINKNPYLLPNKSLMFTRRRGLCEDTFGFLDAIHSPQNNDFNFINYKCKIQTTCEIQLTGPSWMTSLKLAITFRTPEIFFGPFNPNLSDHDQFPYVYQIATKDTYLSHGMVSLMLHFRWTWIGLVISNDDQGIQFLSNLREEMQRYGICLAFVNMIPENMQIYMTKANIYDKQIMASSAKVVTIYGEMNSTVEVSFRRWTYLGAQRIWITTSQWDVITIKKDFSLDFFHGTVTFEHHHSEIAEFRNFVQTMNTSMYPVDISQCMLWWNYFNCSVFKKSNSKMDRFALNNTVEWLALHKFDMALSEEGYNLYNAVYAAAHTYHELILQQVESQQMTEPKGVFTDCQQQIWSSV encoded by the exons ATGAAGAAGCTGTGTGCTTTCACTATTTCCTTCTCACTCCTGAAGTTTTCTCTCATCTTGTGCAGTTTGACTGAACCACTTTGCTTTTGGAGGATAAAGTATAATTTTGATAATGATGGAGATTTGAAAAGTGACTgcggtttttttcttttaacaggtGGCTGgtctatagaaaaaaatttttataatcGTGTTTTGAATTTTAC AACACCAGCAAGAAAATACGAGGGTTTTTTAGTAATGCTTTTTGCTACTGATGAGATCAACAAGAATCCTTATCTTTTACCCAACAAGTCATTGATGTTCACCCGTCGTCGTGGCCTGTGTGAAGACACTTTTGGATTTCTGGATGCAATACATTCCCCACAGAacaatgattttaattttattaattataaatgtaaaatacagaCAACTTGTGAAATACAACTTACAGGACCATCATGGATGACATCCTTAAAACTGGCAATTACTTTTAGGACACCGGAG attttctttggaccatttaatCCTAACCTGAGTGACCATGACCAATTTCCCTATGTCTATCAGATAGCCACCAAGGACACGTATTTGTCCCATGGCATGGTCTCCTTGATGCTTCATTTTAGATGGACTTGGATTGGACTGGTCATCTCAAATGATGACCAGGGTATTCAGTTTCTCTCAAACttgagagaagaaatgcaaagatATGGGATCTGTTTAGCTTTTGTAAATATGATCCCAGAGAACATGCAGATATACATGACAAAAGCTAACATATATGATAAACAAATTATGGCATCATCAGCCAAAGTTGTTACCATTTATGGTGAAATGAACTCTACTGTAGAAGTCAGCTTCAGAAGATGGACATATTTAGGTGCACAGAGAATCTGGATCACAACCTCACAATGGGATGTCATCACAATTAAAAAAGATTTCagccttgatttttttcatgGAACTGTCACTTTTGAACACCACCACAGTGAGATTGCTGAATTTAGAAATTTTGTGCAAACAATGAATACTTCTATGTACCCAGTAGACATTTCTCAGTGTATGCTATGGTGGAATTATTTCAATTGTTCGGTATTTAAGAAAAGCAATAGCAAAATGGATCGTTTTGCATTGAACAATACAGTGGAATGGTTAGCGCTGCACAAATTTGACATGGCTCTGAGTGAAGAAGGTTATAATTTGTATAATGCTGTGTATGCTGCAGCCCACACCTACCATGAACTCATTCTTCAACAAGTAGAGTCTCAGCAAATGACAGAACCCAAAGGAGTGTTCACTGACTGTCAGCAG CAGATATGGAGCAGTGTGTGA
- the LOC143437522 gene encoding vomeronasal type-2 receptor 116-like isoform X2, whose amino-acid sequence MKKLCAFTISFSLLKFSLILCSLTEPLCFWRIKYNFDNDGDLKSDCGFFLLTGGWSIEKNFYNRVLNFTTPARKYEGFLVMLFATDEINKNPYLLPNKSLMFTRRRGLCEDTFGFLDAIHSPQNNDFNFINYKCKIQTTCEIQLTGPSWMTSLKLAITFRTPEIFFGPFNPNLSDHDQFPYVYQIATKDTYLSHGMVSLMLHFRWTWIGLVISNDDQGIQFLSNLREEMQRYGICLAFVNMIPENMQIYMTKANIYDKQIMASSAKVVTIYGEMNSTVEVSFRRWTYLGAQRIWITTSQWDVITIKKDFSLDFFHGTVTFEHHHSEIAEFRNFVQTMNTSMYPVDISQCMLWWNYFNCSVFKKSNSKMDRFALNNTVEWLALHKFDMALSEEGYNLYNAVYAAAHTYHELILQQVESQQMTEPKGVFTDCQQIWSSV is encoded by the exons ATGAAGAAGCTGTGTGCTTTCACTATTTCCTTCTCACTCCTGAAGTTTTCTCTCATCTTGTGCAGTTTGACTGAACCACTTTGCTTTTGGAGGATAAAGTATAATTTTGATAATGATGGAGATTTGAAAAGTGACTgcggtttttttcttttaacaggtGGCTGgtctatagaaaaaaatttttataatcGTGTTTTGAATTTTAC AACACCAGCAAGAAAATACGAGGGTTTTTTAGTAATGCTTTTTGCTACTGATGAGATCAACAAGAATCCTTATCTTTTACCCAACAAGTCATTGATGTTCACCCGTCGTCGTGGCCTGTGTGAAGACACTTTTGGATTTCTGGATGCAATACATTCCCCACAGAacaatgattttaattttattaattataaatgtaaaatacagaCAACTTGTGAAATACAACTTACAGGACCATCATGGATGACATCCTTAAAACTGGCAATTACTTTTAGGACACCGGAG attttctttggaccatttaatCCTAACCTGAGTGACCATGACCAATTTCCCTATGTCTATCAGATAGCCACCAAGGACACGTATTTGTCCCATGGCATGGTCTCCTTGATGCTTCATTTTAGATGGACTTGGATTGGACTGGTCATCTCAAATGATGACCAGGGTATTCAGTTTCTCTCAAACttgagagaagaaatgcaaagatATGGGATCTGTTTAGCTTTTGTAAATATGATCCCAGAGAACATGCAGATATACATGACAAAAGCTAACATATATGATAAACAAATTATGGCATCATCAGCCAAAGTTGTTACCATTTATGGTGAAATGAACTCTACTGTAGAAGTCAGCTTCAGAAGATGGACATATTTAGGTGCACAGAGAATCTGGATCACAACCTCACAATGGGATGTCATCACAATTAAAAAAGATTTCagccttgatttttttcatgGAACTGTCACTTTTGAACACCACCACAGTGAGATTGCTGAATTTAGAAATTTTGTGCAAACAATGAATACTTCTATGTACCCAGTAGACATTTCTCAGTGTATGCTATGGTGGAATTATTTCAATTGTTCGGTATTTAAGAAAAGCAATAGCAAAATGGATCGTTTTGCATTGAACAATACAGTGGAATGGTTAGCGCTGCACAAATTTGACATGGCTCTGAGTGAAGAAGGTTATAATTTGTATAATGCTGTGTATGCTGCAGCCCACACCTACCATGAACTCATTCTTCAACAAGTAGAGTCTCAGCAAATGACAGAACCCAAAGGAGTGTTCACTGACTGTCAGCAG ATATGGAGCAGTGTGTGA
- the LOC143437522 gene encoding vomeronasal type-2 receptor 116-like isoform X3 produces MPSCRTPARKYEGFLVMLFATDEINKNPYLLPNKSLMFTRRRGLCEDTFGFLDAIHSPQNNDFNFINYKCKIQTTCEIQLTGPSWMTSLKLAITFRTPEIFFGPFNPNLSDHDQFPYVYQIATKDTYLSHGMVSLMLHFRWTWIGLVISNDDQGIQFLSNLREEMQRYGICLAFVNMIPENMQIYMTKANIYDKQIMASSAKVVTIYGEMNSTVEVSFRRWTYLGAQRIWITTSQWDVITIKKDFSLDFFHGTVTFEHHHSEIAEFRNFVQTMNTSMYPVDISQCMLWWNYFNCSVFKKSNSKMDRFALNNTVEWLALHKFDMALSEEGYNLYNAVYAAAHTYHELILQQVESQQMTEPKGVFTDCQQVASMLKTRVFTNPVGDLVNMKQRENQCAGYDIFNIWNLPQGLGLKVKLGSYFPCSPQGQKLQIYEDLEWATGGTSVPTSMCSVTCTAGFRKIHQEQTADCCFDCVQCPENEVSNETADMEQCVRCPDDKYANLQQTHCLQRAVSFLAYEDSLGMALGCMALSFSVLTVLILATFIKHNDTPIVKANNRTLSYILLISLIFCFLCSLLFIGHPNQATCILQQTTFGVFFTVAVSTVLAKTITVVMAFKLTTPGRRMRGMLASGAPNLVIPICTLIQLVLCGTWLVTSPPFIDRDIQSEHGKTIIICNKGSVIAFHFVLGYLGSLALGSFAVAFLAKNLPDRFNEAKFLTFSMLVFCSVWITFLPVYHSTKGKVMVVVEVFSILASSAGLLGCIFVPKCYVILVRPDKNFRQKYKDKLQY; encoded by the exons ATGCCTTCTTGTAGAACACCAGCAAGAAAATACGAGGGTTTTTTAGTAATGCTTTTTGCTACTGATGAGATCAACAAGAATCCTTATCTTTTACCCAACAAGTCATTGATGTTCACCCGTCGTCGTGGCCTGTGTGAAGACACTTTTGGATTTCTGGATGCAATACATTCCCCACAGAacaatgattttaattttattaattataaatgtaaaatacagaCAACTTGTGAAATACAACTTACAGGACCATCATGGATGACATCCTTAAAACTGGCAATTACTTTTAGGACACCGGAG attttctttggaccatttaatCCTAACCTGAGTGACCATGACCAATTTCCCTATGTCTATCAGATAGCCACCAAGGACACGTATTTGTCCCATGGCATGGTCTCCTTGATGCTTCATTTTAGATGGACTTGGATTGGACTGGTCATCTCAAATGATGACCAGGGTATTCAGTTTCTCTCAAACttgagagaagaaatgcaaagatATGGGATCTGTTTAGCTTTTGTAAATATGATCCCAGAGAACATGCAGATATACATGACAAAAGCTAACATATATGATAAACAAATTATGGCATCATCAGCCAAAGTTGTTACCATTTATGGTGAAATGAACTCTACTGTAGAAGTCAGCTTCAGAAGATGGACATATTTAGGTGCACAGAGAATCTGGATCACAACCTCACAATGGGATGTCATCACAATTAAAAAAGATTTCagccttgatttttttcatgGAACTGTCACTTTTGAACACCACCACAGTGAGATTGCTGAATTTAGAAATTTTGTGCAAACAATGAATACTTCTATGTACCCAGTAGACATTTCTCAGTGTATGCTATGGTGGAATTATTTCAATTGTTCGGTATTTAAGAAAAGCAATAGCAAAATGGATCGTTTTGCATTGAACAATACAGTGGAATGGTTAGCGCTGCACAAATTTGACATGGCTCTGAGTGAAGAAGGTTATAATTTGTATAATGCTGTGTATGCTGCAGCCCACACCTACCATGAACTCATTCTTCAACAAGTAGAGTCTCAGCAAATGACAGAACCCAAAGGAGTGTTCACTGACTGTCAGCAG GTGGCTTCCATGCTGAAGACTAGAGTATTTACTAACCCTGTCGGTGACCTGGTGAACATGAAACAGAGGGAAAATCAATGTGCAGGGTATGACATTTTCAACATTTGGAATTTACCACAAGGTCTTGGATTAAAAGTCAAACTAGGAAGCTATTTTCCTTGTTCACCACAGGGCCAAAAACTTCAAATATATGAAGACTTGGAGTGGGCCACAGGAGGAACATCG GTTCCTACCTCCATGTGTAGTGTGACATGCACTGCTGGATTCAGGAAAATTCATCAGGAACAAACAGCAGACTGCTGCTTTGATTGTGTCCAGTGCCCAGAAAATGAGGTTTCCAATGAGACAG CAGATATGGAGCAGTGTGTGAGGTGTCCAGATGATAAGTATGCCAACTTACAGCAAACCCACTGCCTCCAAAGGGCTGTGTCATTCCTGGCTTATGAAGATTCATTGGGGATGGCTCTAGGCTGCATGgccctgtccttctctgtcctcacAGTTCTAATACTAGCCACTTTTATAAAGCACAATGACACTCCCATTGTGAAGGCCAATAACCGCACTCTCAGTTACATCCTGCTCATCTctctcatcttctgttttctctgctcattGCTCTTCATTGGACACCCCAACCAGGCCACCTGCATCCTGCAGCAGACAACATTTGGAGTATTTTTCACTGTGGCTGTGTCTACAGTGTTGGCCAAAACAATAACTGTGGTCATGGCTTTCAAGCTCACTACTCcaggaagaagaatgagaggGATGCTGGCATCAGGGGCACCTAACTTGGTCATTCCCATTTGTACCCTAATCCAACTTGTTCTCTGTGGAACCTGGTTGGTCACATCTCCTCCCTTTATTGACAGAGATATACAATCTGAACATGGGAAGACCATCATTATTTGCAACAAAGGCTCAGTCATTGCCTTCCACTTTGTCCTGGGATACTTGGGCTCCTTGGCCCTAGGGAGCTTTGCTGTGGCTTTCTTGGCTAAGAACCTTCCTGACAGATTCAATGAAGCCAAGTTCCTAACTttcagcatgctggtgttctgcagtgtgtggatcaccttcctccctgtctaccacagcactAAGGGGAAGGTCATGGTGGTTGTGGAGGTTTTTTCCATCTTGGCTTCTAGTGCGGGGTTGCTAGGGTGTATCTTTGTCCCAAAGTGTTATGTTATTTTAGTTAGACCAGATAAAAATTTTAGACAGAAGTACAAAGATAAATTGCAATATTGA